The DNA region TTCGGGGAGCGCCGACGGTGCGGGCTCCGGGACGGCCGACCCGGGCTCCACCGCGGGCTCGGGCTCCGCCTCCACCGCGGGCTCGGGCTCGGCGGAGGCGCCGCCGGTGGCCGCAGGGGCGTCCGACGGGGTGGCGGCGGCGGTGGGTTCCGCGGCGGGTTCCGCGGCGGGTTCGGCGGACGGATCCGCCGGGGCCGGGGAGGGCGGTCCGGAGCGCACCACCCCACCCGCGTCCGGCCCGTCCGGCTCCGCGGGCCCGTCCGGCCCGGCCGGTGCGCCCGCCCCGTCCGGTGCCACGGCCGCGGGAGGCGTCACGGAGACGGCCGGGGCGAGGGGGACGGCGCGCACGGCGGAGGAGCCGGGCCCGGCGGGAACGGCGACCGCCACCGGGGCCGCCAGCGGCACGGCGAGGCCGAGTACCGCCAGCACCAGCAGCCGCCGCGAGCACCGCTCGGCGCGCCGGGCGCGGACACGCCCGGCGCGGCCGGATCGGCTGGAACGGCGGTGCGACAAGGCTGCGGGCAGCGGCCCGAGGAACGCGTACGAAGGTGCGGCCACGGTCGAGGTCCTTCCGCGACGGCCGACCGCGCAGGGCGGGATCGGCGGCGGGACAGCTCCCGACCAGACTCACACAATCCGACATTCAGGGCATTTCGAACGGCTGCCCACCAGGCGCGCCCGACTCCCGCCCCGACCGGCGCCCTGGCCGGCGTCCCGCCTCAGACCCGCAGCACCACCTTGCCGACCTGCTCGCCGGCCTCCACCACCCGGTGCGCGTCGGCCGCGTCGGCCAGCGGCAGCACCCGGTCGACCACCGGCTTCACCACCCCCGACTCCACCAGCGGCCAGACGTGCTCGCGCACCGCCGCCACGATCGCCGCCTTCTCGGCGAGCGGCCGGCCCCGCAGATTGGTCGCGATCACCGCGCCGCGCTTGCGCAGCAGCGTGTTGAGGTTGAGATCCCCCTGCACCCCGCCCTGCAGCCCGATGACCACCAGGCGCCCGTTGACCGCCAGGGCGTCCACGTTCCGCTGCAGGTACTTGGCGCCCATGATGTCCAGGATCACGTCCGCCCCGGCCCCGCCGGTGGCCTCCCGGAGCACCTCGACGAAGTCCTGCTCCCGGTAGTCGATCAGGATGTCGGCGCCCAGTTCCGCGCACCGGGCCAGCTTGGCGGCACTGCCCGCCGTCACCGCCACCCGCGCGCCGACCGCCTTGGCCAGCTGGATCGCCATCGTGCCGATGCCGCTGGCGCCGCCGTGCAGCAGCACCGTCTCGCCCGGCCGCAGATGGGCGGTGAGGAACACGTTGGACCAGACCGTGCAGACGACCTCCGGCAGCGCGGCGGCCTGTTCCGGGGTCAGGCCCTTCGGCACCGGCAGCAGCTGGCCGACCGGGACCGCCACCTTCTCCGCGTACCCGCCGCCGACCAGCAGCGCGCAGACCTCGTCGCCGACCGCCCAGCCGGCCACCCCGGGGCCCAGTGCGGTGATCCGTCCCGCGCACTCCAGGCCGGGGTGGGGCGAGCTGCCGGGCGGCGGACTGTAGAGGCCCTGCCGCTGGAGCAGGTCGGCGCGGTTGACGGCGGTCGCCGCCACCTCGACCAGGACCTCGCCCTCGCCGGGCACCGGATCCGGCACCTCGGCCCAGACCAGCGCGTCGGGCCCGCCGGGTTCAGGAATCGTCATCGCATGCATGATCCCGACGCTACTCCGCGCCACCCCGCCCCGACCGGCCCGGGACACGCCCCTATCCGGCCAGTTCCGGCAGCACCACGGCGCCCGGCAGCCCGGCCAGCACCCGGCCCGGCAGGATCAGCTTGCCCCGCCGGCGCCCGCTGCCCACCAGGACGTACGGCGTCGCGGCCACCGCCGCGTCGACCAGCAGCGGCCAGTCCGCGGGCAGGCCGACCGGGGTGATGCCGCCGTACTCCATGCCGCTCCCCGCGACGGCGGCGTCCATCGGCGCGAACGACGCCTTGCGGGCCTCCAGGTGCCTGCGGACGGCCCGGTTGACGTCGACCCGGGTGGTCGCCAGGGCCAGGCAGGCCGCCAGGGTGGTGTCGCCGCCGCGCTTGGCGGCGACCACCACGCAGTTCGCCGAGACCTCCAGCGGTACGCCGTAGGTCTCGCAGAAGACGGCGGTGTCGGCCTTCTCCGGGTCGGTGTCCACGTACAGCACGGACCGGGCGGCCTCCCGGTCGTCCCAGTTCTTCAGGGCGTCCGCCACCGGGCCGGCCAGCGACTCACCGGCCTCCAGCGCCGGCGTGCAGGACTCGAAGGTTCCGAAGGGGAGTTGCGGTCGATCGCTCATGCTGCCCGACCCTACGTGCCGGCCGGACCCTTGATGACGATCACCCGGTCGGTGAGCTGCAGCGTCCGCGCCTCCGGCTCGTTGTAGTTGATCACCCGGCGGCCGCGGACCACCGCCACCACCAGGTCCTCGCACTCGCGCGGGCTGTGCCCGGCCTCGGCCCGGGTGACCGGGCGCTCGTACACGTCCAGGCCGTTGCCGTAGGTCAGCAGGTCCTCCATGACCTCGCCGGCGTGCGGGCTGAGCATCGACATCCCGAGCAGCCGCCCGGCCGAACTGGAGCTGGTGACCACGACGTTCGCGCCGCTCTGGCGGAGCAGCGGCGCGTTCTCGTCCTCCCGGACGGCGGCGACGATGGTGGCCGACCTGGTGAGCTGGCGGGCCGTCAGGGTGACCAGGGCGGCGGTGTCGTCCCGCTCCGGCGCGACCACCACCCGGGCGGCCGTGGGCAGTCCGGCCCGGATCAGGGTGTCGGCCCGGGTGGCGTCCCCGACCACGCCGACCAGGCCGTGCTGGGCGGCCTGGTCGATCACCTTGCGCTGCGGGTCGACCACCACGATCTCGTCCTTGCGCACCCCCTGGCCGAGCAGCGTGTCGACCGCGCTGCGACCCTTGGTGCCGTAGCCGATCACGACGGTGTGCTCGCGCACGGTGGACCTCCAGCGGTTCAACCGCCACTGCTGACGGGTGCGTTCGGTGAGCACTTCGAGGGTGGTGCCGACCAGGATGATCAGGAAGACCACCCGGAGCGGCGTGATCACGAGGATGTTGGTGAGCCGGGCGCCCTCGCTGTACGGGGTGATGTCGCCGTACCCGGTGGTGGAGAGCGTCACGGTGGCGTAGTACGCCGCGTCGAGGAAGCTCAGCCCGCCGCCGGCGTTGTCGTTGTACCCGGCGCGGTCCAGCCAGACGATCACCGTGGTGGCCACCAGCACGGCGAGCGCGATCAGCAGCCGGAAGCCGACCTGCCGGACGGCGGGCGCCGTCCGGCGGGCCGGCAGCACGATCCCGGCGTCCGCCCAGGGCTCCGTCCCGGGGGTGAGCGGTCCGGGGTACCGCTCGCGCCTGCGTCGGGTGTTCACGGTGCCTCCAGCAGCTCGACCGGGTCGCCGGCCGCGGTGCCGCCGGGCGGCACCACCGCCAGCGCGTCGGCCCGCGCCAGGCCGCGGAGCATCGCCGGTCCGTCGTAGGGGAGTTGGACGACACCGTGCTCGGTTCGGCGGACCGGCAGCAGCCGGGTGTCCACCGGGTGCCCGGGCAGGGCGTCGACAGCGGCCGCCAGCACCGGGCGGGCGGTGGAACGCCCGGCCAGCCCGTGCAGCAGCGGCAGGGCGAGCGTGACCGTCCCCGCCACCGCGGCCAGCGGATTGCCGGGCAGGCCCACCAGGTGGCGGCCGCCGGGCAGTTCGGCGAGCAGCATCGGGTGGCCGGGCCGGACGGCGACCCCGTCCACCAGCAGCCGGGCGCCGACCTCGGCGAGCGCCCGGTGCAGGAAGTCCACCGGGCCGGCGGCCGTCCCGCCGGTGGTGACCACCACGTCGGCGGTGGAGTGCCGCAGGGCGTCCCGCAGCAGGCCGAAGTCGTCCCGGACGGCGCGCGGCGCACCGGTCTCGGCGCCGGCCGCGCGCAGCCACGGCGGCAGCAGCGGGCCGAGCGCGTCGCGGACCAGGCCGGGCCGGGGCAGGCCGGAGTCGAGCAGTTCGTCGCCGAGCACCAGCAGCTCGACCACCGGACGGCGACGGACGGCCAGCAGGTCGTGGCCGCAGGCGGCGGCCAGGCCCAGCGTGGCCGGGCCGACCGGGGTGCCGGCCGGGAGCAGCGGCTCGCCCAGCCGGCACTCCTGGCCGCGCGGGCGGACGTCCTGGCCGGTGGTCAGCGAGCCGGGGGTGCGGTCGTACAGCAGCGTTCCCGTCGGCTCGCCGTGCTCACGGCGGAGGACGGCGGTGGCACCGGGCGGCAGCTGGGCCCCGGTGGCGATCTCCACGGCGGCGCCGTCGGCCAGCGGGCCGGTGGCGGGCCGTCCGGCCAGCTGCCGGCCCGCCACCCGCCAGGGGCCGGGGCCGGCGACCGCCCAGCCGTCCATCGCCGAGGTGTCGAAGGCGGGCAGGTCGGTGAGCGCGGCGAGCGGCTCGGCGAGGGTGTGGCCGAGCGTCTCGGCGAGCGGCAGCCGGAGCGGCGCGAGCGCGGTCCGGCCGGCCCGCCGGGCGGTCTCCCGGGCCCGCGACCAGCCGGTCGGACGGGCGGGGGTCGGCGGCTGGTCGAGCACGGCGAGGTCCTCCACCGCGCTCACGGCTGCCCCGGCGCGGGGTCCTGCGCCGCCCAGCGCTCGGCGAGGGCGGCGGTCCGCCGCGACGCCTCGGCGACGGCCTCCCGGCCGCCGCCCCGCTGGGCCGCCGCGTAGCCGATCAGAAAGGCGGTCAGCGGCGCGGCGGGCCGGGCCACCCCGTGGGCGACCACCCGGGCCAGGTCGAGCAGTCCGTGGACGTCGACGTCCAGGTCGATGTCCAGCTCGGTCCGGACCTCGGCGATCCAGTCATCCAGCGTGCGCTCCATGCGCCCCATGCTGCCTGATCGGTGGTTTCCCCGGCATGTTTGCCCGGTGAGCGGCGCGCGTCGTTTGGCTCACGCCGAGGTGCGGGCGGCCGTGAGCGACGGCCGGGCCTGCCCGGCGGATCGGGCCGAACCCGGCCGGATCCGGCCGTACCGGGCCGGAACGGGGCCGCGGCGCCCGGGCGGGCGCGGCACGCGGCGACGGCCGGGGGCGCCTCCCGGCCGACGGCCGGGGAAGGGCCACGCACCCGGGCCGGTCCGCAGGACACGCCGCCGGGGCCTCTCCCCGGGACCTCGTCGGATCGGCGCGCGGCGTCGGGGTGCGTGCACCGGCGGTGCGGAGAGGGGCCCTGGATCCCGTCCGGCCCAAGATCCTCATCCGCGTTCTAGCGGGTGTCCCGCTCGCGGGCCCGGGCGAGGTCCTCCCAGGTGTCGCAGTCGTAGGTGACGTCGTCGGTGTCGGCCAGCCGGAGGGTCGCCAGTCCTCCGGTCAGGCGGCGCAGCGGCAGCCCGGCCGGGTCACCGGCGGCGGCCAGCGCGGCCTTCAGGGCGGCGGAGCGGTAGGCGGCGGCGAGCGGCTGGTCGCGGCCCCCGGCGTCGACCAGCACGACCGCCTCGGTGTCCGGTCCGGCGCCGTCGAGGGCGGCGGCCAGCCGGCGGACGGTCCGCTCGTCGAGGAAGGGCAGGTCGGCGGCGAACAGCAGCACCAGTTCGGCCGTCGTCTCGGCCAGGCCCGCGGCGACGGCGGCCACCGGCCCGCCGCCGGGCGGCCGCTCGCGGGTCCAGCGGACACCGGGGCGGGCGGTGGGCCGGGCCGGGCCGACCACCACGGTGGTGCGGGCCCCGGCACAGGCGGCGAGCACCCGGTCCAGCAGGGTGGTCTCCCCCACGGTCAGGCCGGGTTTGTCCGCCCCGCCGAGCCTGCGGGCGGCGCCGCCGGCCGGGACGATCACGTCGTACGGCGTCATGCCGCCAGTATCCGCCGGACGGGTCAGGCCTCGTCCACTCCGGTGCCCGGCTCCGTCCCGGGACGGTCCGGGCCGCCGTCGGGGTCACCGTCGGAGTCGCGGTCGGGGCCGCCCTCCGGAGGCGCGGCGGGGCCGCCCGGCTCCACCGGCACCGCGCGCTCCGCCGACCGCGCCGTGTTGGCGGCGGCGCTCAGCTCCAGCACGGCCGGCAGGGTCAGCTCCCCGTACCGCTCGTTCACCGCGGCGGCCAACGCCTCCGGGTCCTCCGGGTGCTCGGCCAGCAGCCGGTCGAAGTCCTGGAGGTACTCACCGGTGAAGGCGAGCACCCGGGCCGCGTCGTCGCCCTGCCCGGGCGCCCGGTGGCCGGCGATCACCCGCTCGGCACCGA from Kitasatospora sp. NBC_00458 includes:
- a CDS encoding YbaK/EbsC family protein, whose amino-acid sequence is MSDRPQLPFGTFESCTPALEAGESLAGPVADALKNWDDREAARSVLYVDTDPEKADTAVFCETYGVPLEVSANCVVVAAKRGGDTTLAACLALATTRVDVNRAVRRHLEARKASFAPMDAAVAGSGMEYGGITPVGLPADWPLLVDAAVAATPYVLVGSGRRRGKLILPGRVLAGLPGAVVLPELAG
- a CDS encoding molybdopterin molybdotransferase MoeA, with the protein product MEDLAVLDQPPTPARPTGWSRARETARRAGRTALAPLRLPLAETLGHTLAEPLAALTDLPAFDTSAMDGWAVAGPGPWRVAGRQLAGRPATGPLADGAAVEIATGAQLPPGATAVLRREHGEPTGTLLYDRTPGSLTTGQDVRPRGQECRLGEPLLPAGTPVGPATLGLAAACGHDLLAVRRRPVVELLVLGDELLDSGLPRPGLVRDALGPLLPPWLRAAGAETGAPRAVRDDFGLLRDALRHSTADVVVTTGGTAAGPVDFLHRALAEVGARLLVDGVAVRPGHPMLLAELPGGRHLVGLPGNPLAAVAGTVTLALPLLHGLAGRSTARPVLAAAVDALPGHPVDTRLLPVRRTEHGVVQLPYDGPAMLRGLARADALAVVPPGGTAAGDPVELLEAP
- a CDS encoding potassium channel family protein, which encodes MVLPARRTAPAVRQVGFRLLIALAVLVATTVIVWLDRAGYNDNAGGGLSFLDAAYYATVTLSTTGYGDITPYSEGARLTNILVITPLRVVFLIILVGTTLEVLTERTRQQWRLNRWRSTVREHTVVIGYGTKGRSAVDTLLGQGVRKDEIVVVDPQRKVIDQAAQHGLVGVVGDATRADTLIRAGLPTAARVVVAPERDDTAALVTLTARQLTRSATIVAAVREDENAPLLRQSGANVVVTSSSSAGRLLGMSMLSPHAGEVMEDLLTYGNGLDVYERPVTRAEAGHSPRECEDLVVAVVRGRRVINYNEPEARTLQLTDRVIVIKGPAGT
- a CDS encoding NAD(P)H-quinone oxidoreductase — its product is MHAMTIPEPGGPDALVWAEVPDPVPGEGEVLVEVAATAVNRADLLQRQGLYSPPPGSSPHPGLECAGRITALGPGVAGWAVGDEVCALLVGGGYAEKVAVPVGQLLPVPKGLTPEQAAALPEVVCTVWSNVFLTAHLRPGETVLLHGGASGIGTMAIQLAKAVGARVAVTAGSAAKLARCAELGADILIDYREQDFVEVLREATGGAGADVILDIMGAKYLQRNVDALAVNGRLVVIGLQGGVQGDLNLNTLLRKRGAVIATNLRGRPLAEKAAIVAAVREHVWPLVESGVVKPVVDRVLPLADAADAHRVVEAGEQVGKVVLRV
- a CDS encoding DUF6457 domain-containing protein; its protein translation is MERTLDDWIAEVRTELDIDLDVDVHGLLDLARVVAHGVARPAAPLTAFLIGYAAAQRGGGREAVAEASRRTAALAERWAAQDPAPGQP